A portion of the Pagrus major chromosome 8, Pma_NU_1.0 genome contains these proteins:
- the deaf1 gene encoding deformed epidermal autoregulatory factor 1 homolog isoform X1, with amino-acid sequence MDEADSATKALGLDEPPIGMQTVDGSDTESEAEVTTMAVMAEPGNIDMGAESLPNPDEAEAAFAEVTAVTVGDVQSAEDNVFTTTVATSGSLPEHMLSGRTTLQLSEGLSTQKATLIVVHTDGSIVEAAGLKSATAIASGRQTPPTPLTPPQDKDSCSKYNWDPSVYNNELPVRCRNTSGVLYKNRLGSGGKGRCIRHNQQWFTPTEFEGLAGRASSKDWKRSIRYAGRPLLCLIQERILNPHAASCTCAACCDDLTGCPKDTEALVAENINMTGPVRLFVPYKRRKKDTEPPVTPPKKEHPATKNITLAPGTTCTSGDLSLMCDWRSSEEKDSLFTVSPSGQFTTSGTLTFDRSQSGDAAATAAAIISEGSAQSEVFASTAVLTALPALAVVPQPVQAKMTMSAAASPSAGLVSGLEVSSVGGAVPVVSEGQKNTWLYLEELANTLLSNVQQLKALIEQAKNSPGDTAGVKGQGGRKECGLNQSFQNQISFQQAEDSEAKRNSEITEIIINMCVNCGRVAMSECTGCHKVNYCSTFCQRKDWKDHQHTCCQSAGGVAVQEEEPITAMDMDKVK; translated from the exons ATGGACGAGGCGGACTCGGCCACGAAGGCACTCGGGCTGGATGAACCGCCCATCGGCATGCAGACGGTTGACGGCTCGGATACCGAGTCGGAGGCCGAAGTCACCACGATGGCCGTGATGGCCGAACCGGGAAACATCGACATGGGAGCCGAGTCCTTGCCGAACCCAGACGAGGCCGAGGCGGCATTCGCAG aGGTGACAGCTGTGACGGTGGGAGACGTTCAATCTGCAGAGGACAATGTTTTTACCACTACTGTTGCCACGTCAGGAAGTCTACCCGAACACATGCTG agtgGGAGGACAACCCTTCAGCTGAGTGAAGGTCTCAGTACCCAGAAGGCCACTTTGATCGTGGTTCACACTGACGGCAGCATCGTGGAGGCTGCCGGCCTCAAGTCTGCTACTGCCATCGCatcag GCCGACAGACCCCGCCCACCCCGCTGACTCCGCCTCAGGACAAAGACTCCTGTTCCAAGTACAACTGGGACCCGTCAGTCTACAACAACGAGCTGCCGGTCCGCTGCAGGAACACTAGTGGAGTCCTCTACAAGAACCGACTAGGATCAG gagGTAAAGGTCGCTGCATCAGACACAACCAGCAGTGGTTCACTCCCACAGAGTTTGAGGGTCTGGCAGGAAGAGCGAGCAGCAAAGACTGGAAGAGGAGCATCAGATACGCTGGCAGACCTCTGCTCTGCCTCATACAG GAGCGTATCCTGAACCCCCACGCTGCCTCCTGTACCTGTGCAGCCTGCTGTGATGACCTGACAGGG tgtccaaAGGACACAGAGGCTCTGGTAGCAGAAAACATCAATATg ACTGGTCCGGTCCGCCTCTTTGTCCCATACAAGAGACGAAAGAAGGACACCGAGCCCCCTGTCACTCCCCCCAAAAAGGAACATCCTGCCACCAAAAACATCACACTGGCTCCAGGGACCACATGTACGTCAGGTGACCTCAGTCTGATGTGTGATTGGAGGAGCAGCGAAGAGAAAGATAGTTTGT TCACAGTGTCTCCATCAGGACAGTTCACCACCTCTGGCACGTTGACCTTTGACCGGTCTCAGTCGGGTGATGCCGCTGCCACCGCGGCTGCCATAATCTCAGAAGGCTCAGCTCAGAGCGAGGTGTTCGCCAGCACAGCAG tccTGACAGCGTTACCAGCGCTGGCCGTGGTTCCTCAGCCGGTTCAGGCCAAGATGACCATGTCAGCGGCAGCGTCCCCATCTGCGGGGCTGGTGAGCGGGCTGGAGGTCTCGTCTGTAGGGGGTGCTGTGCCAGTGGTCAGTGAGGGGCAGAAGAACACGTGGCTGTACCTTGAGGAGCTGGCCAACACGCTGCTGAGCAACGTCCAGCAGCTAAAGGCTCTGATCGAACAGGCCAAAAACTCCCCAGGGGACACGgctggggtcaaaggtcaaggagGCAGGAAGGAG tgtggtcTCAATCAGTCGTTTCAGAACCAGATCTCGTTTCAGCAGGCGGAGGACTCGGAGGCCAAGAGGAACTCTGAAATCACCGAGATCATCATTAAT ATGTGTGTGAACTGTGGTCGTGTGGCCATGAGTGAGTGTACGGGCTGTCACAAGGTCAACTACTGCTCCACCTTCTGTCAGAGGAAG
- the deaf1 gene encoding deformed epidermal autoregulatory factor 1 homolog isoform X3, protein MDEADSATKALGLDEPPIGMQTVDGSDTESEAEVTTMAVMAEPGNIDMGAESLPNPDEAEAAFAEVTAVTVGDVQSAEDNVFTTTVATSGSLPEHMLSGRTTLQLSEGLSTQKATLIVVHTDGSIVEAAGLKSATAIASGRQTPPTPLTPPQDKDSCSKYNWDPSVYNNELPVRCRNTSGVLYKNRLGSGGKGRCIRHNQQWFTPTEFEGLAGRASSKDWKRSIRYAGRPLLCLIQERILNPHAASCTCAACCDDLTGCPKDTEALVAENINMTGPVRLFVPYKRRKKDTEPPVTPPKKEHPATKNITLAPGTTCTSGDLSLMCDWRSSEEKDSLFTVSPSGQFTTSGTLTFDRSQSGDAAATAAAIISEGSAQSEVFASTAVLTALPALAVVPQPVQAKMTMSAAASPSAGLVSGLEVSSVGGAVPVVSEGQKNTWLYLEELANTLLSNVQQLKALIEQAKNSPGDTAGVKGQGGRKECGLNQSFQNQISFQQAEDSEAKRNSEITEIIINQMCVNCGRVAMSECTGCHKVNYCSTFCQRKDWKDHQHTCCQSAGGVAVQEEEPITAMDMDKVK, encoded by the exons ATGGACGAGGCGGACTCGGCCACGAAGGCACTCGGGCTGGATGAACCGCCCATCGGCATGCAGACGGTTGACGGCTCGGATACCGAGTCGGAGGCCGAAGTCACCACGATGGCCGTGATGGCCGAACCGGGAAACATCGACATGGGAGCCGAGTCCTTGCCGAACCCAGACGAGGCCGAGGCGGCATTCGCAG aGGTGACAGCTGTGACGGTGGGAGACGTTCAATCTGCAGAGGACAATGTTTTTACCACTACTGTTGCCACGTCAGGAAGTCTACCCGAACACATGCTG agtgGGAGGACAACCCTTCAGCTGAGTGAAGGTCTCAGTACCCAGAAGGCCACTTTGATCGTGGTTCACACTGACGGCAGCATCGTGGAGGCTGCCGGCCTCAAGTCTGCTACTGCCATCGCatcag GCCGACAGACCCCGCCCACCCCGCTGACTCCGCCTCAGGACAAAGACTCCTGTTCCAAGTACAACTGGGACCCGTCAGTCTACAACAACGAGCTGCCGGTCCGCTGCAGGAACACTAGTGGAGTCCTCTACAAGAACCGACTAGGATCAG gagGTAAAGGTCGCTGCATCAGACACAACCAGCAGTGGTTCACTCCCACAGAGTTTGAGGGTCTGGCAGGAAGAGCGAGCAGCAAAGACTGGAAGAGGAGCATCAGATACGCTGGCAGACCTCTGCTCTGCCTCATACAG GAGCGTATCCTGAACCCCCACGCTGCCTCCTGTACCTGTGCAGCCTGCTGTGATGACCTGACAGGG tgtccaaAGGACACAGAGGCTCTGGTAGCAGAAAACATCAATATg ACTGGTCCGGTCCGCCTCTTTGTCCCATACAAGAGACGAAAGAAGGACACCGAGCCCCCTGTCACTCCCCCCAAAAAGGAACATCCTGCCACCAAAAACATCACACTGGCTCCAGGGACCACATGTACGTCAGGTGACCTCAGTCTGATGTGTGATTGGAGGAGCAGCGAAGAGAAAGATAGTTTGT TCACAGTGTCTCCATCAGGACAGTTCACCACCTCTGGCACGTTGACCTTTGACCGGTCTCAGTCGGGTGATGCCGCTGCCACCGCGGCTGCCATAATCTCAGAAGGCTCAGCTCAGAGCGAGGTGTTCGCCAGCACAGCAG tccTGACAGCGTTACCAGCGCTGGCCGTGGTTCCTCAGCCGGTTCAGGCCAAGATGACCATGTCAGCGGCAGCGTCCCCATCTGCGGGGCTGGTGAGCGGGCTGGAGGTCTCGTCTGTAGGGGGTGCTGTGCCAGTGGTCAGTGAGGGGCAGAAGAACACGTGGCTGTACCTTGAGGAGCTGGCCAACACGCTGCTGAGCAACGTCCAGCAGCTAAAGGCTCTGATCGAACAGGCCAAAAACTCCCCAGGGGACACGgctggggtcaaaggtcaaggagGCAGGAAGGAG tgtggtcTCAATCAGTCGTTTCAGAACCAGATCTCGTTTCAGCAGGCGGAGGACTCGGAGGCCAAGAGGAACTCTGAAATCACCGAGATCATCATTAAT CAGATGTGTGTGAACTGTGGTCGTGTGGCCATGAGTGAGTGTACGGGCTGTCACAAGGTCAACTACTGCTCCACCTTCTGTCAGAGGAAG
- the deaf1 gene encoding deformed epidermal autoregulatory factor 1 homolog isoform X2, which yields MDEADSATKALGLDEPPIGMQTVDGSDTESEAEVTTMAVMAEPGNIDMGAESLPNPDEAEAAFAEVTAVTVGDVQSAEDNVFTTTVATSGSLPEHMLSGRTTLQLSEGLSTQKATLIVVHTDGSIVEAAGLKSATAIASGRQTPPTPLTPPQDKDSCSKYNWDPSVYNNELPVRCRNTSGVLYKNRLGSGGKGRCIRHNQQWFTPTEFEGLAGRASSKDWKRSIRYAGRPLLCLIQERILNPHAASCTCAACCDDLTGCPKDTEALVAENINMTGPVRLFVPYKRRKKDTEPPVTPPKKEHPATKNITLAPGTTFTVSPSGQFTTSGTLTFDRSQSGDAAATAAAIISEGSAQSEVFASTAVLTALPALAVVPQPVQAKMTMSAAASPSAGLVSGLEVSSVGGAVPVVSEGQKNTWLYLEELANTLLSNVQQLKALIEQAKNSPGDTAGVKGQGGRKECGLNQSFQNQISFQQAEDSEAKRNSEITEIIINQMCVNCGRVAMSECTGCHKVNYCSTFCQRKDWKDHQHTCCQSAGGVAVQEEEPITAMDMDKVK from the exons ATGGACGAGGCGGACTCGGCCACGAAGGCACTCGGGCTGGATGAACCGCCCATCGGCATGCAGACGGTTGACGGCTCGGATACCGAGTCGGAGGCCGAAGTCACCACGATGGCCGTGATGGCCGAACCGGGAAACATCGACATGGGAGCCGAGTCCTTGCCGAACCCAGACGAGGCCGAGGCGGCATTCGCAG aGGTGACAGCTGTGACGGTGGGAGACGTTCAATCTGCAGAGGACAATGTTTTTACCACTACTGTTGCCACGTCAGGAAGTCTACCCGAACACATGCTG agtgGGAGGACAACCCTTCAGCTGAGTGAAGGTCTCAGTACCCAGAAGGCCACTTTGATCGTGGTTCACACTGACGGCAGCATCGTGGAGGCTGCCGGCCTCAAGTCTGCTACTGCCATCGCatcag GCCGACAGACCCCGCCCACCCCGCTGACTCCGCCTCAGGACAAAGACTCCTGTTCCAAGTACAACTGGGACCCGTCAGTCTACAACAACGAGCTGCCGGTCCGCTGCAGGAACACTAGTGGAGTCCTCTACAAGAACCGACTAGGATCAG gagGTAAAGGTCGCTGCATCAGACACAACCAGCAGTGGTTCACTCCCACAGAGTTTGAGGGTCTGGCAGGAAGAGCGAGCAGCAAAGACTGGAAGAGGAGCATCAGATACGCTGGCAGACCTCTGCTCTGCCTCATACAG GAGCGTATCCTGAACCCCCACGCTGCCTCCTGTACCTGTGCAGCCTGCTGTGATGACCTGACAGGG tgtccaaAGGACACAGAGGCTCTGGTAGCAGAAAACATCAATATg ACTGGTCCGGTCCGCCTCTTTGTCCCATACAAGAGACGAAAGAAGGACACCGAGCCCCCTGTCACTCCCCCCAAAAAGGAACATCCTGCCACCAAAAACATCACACTGGCTCCAGGGACCACAT TCACAGTGTCTCCATCAGGACAGTTCACCACCTCTGGCACGTTGACCTTTGACCGGTCTCAGTCGGGTGATGCCGCTGCCACCGCGGCTGCCATAATCTCAGAAGGCTCAGCTCAGAGCGAGGTGTTCGCCAGCACAGCAG tccTGACAGCGTTACCAGCGCTGGCCGTGGTTCCTCAGCCGGTTCAGGCCAAGATGACCATGTCAGCGGCAGCGTCCCCATCTGCGGGGCTGGTGAGCGGGCTGGAGGTCTCGTCTGTAGGGGGTGCTGTGCCAGTGGTCAGTGAGGGGCAGAAGAACACGTGGCTGTACCTTGAGGAGCTGGCCAACACGCTGCTGAGCAACGTCCAGCAGCTAAAGGCTCTGATCGAACAGGCCAAAAACTCCCCAGGGGACACGgctggggtcaaaggtcaaggagGCAGGAAGGAG tgtggtcTCAATCAGTCGTTTCAGAACCAGATCTCGTTTCAGCAGGCGGAGGACTCGGAGGCCAAGAGGAACTCTGAAATCACCGAGATCATCATTAAT CAGATGTGTGTGAACTGTGGTCGTGTGGCCATGAGTGAGTGTACGGGCTGTCACAAGGTCAACTACTGCTCCACCTTCTGTCAGAGGAAG